Proteins encoded by one window of Rutidosis leptorrhynchoides isolate AG116_Rl617_1_P2 chromosome 7, CSIRO_AGI_Rlap_v1, whole genome shotgun sequence:
- the LOC139859679 gene encoding uncharacterized protein: protein MIQGYIYNQTELNNIILYKISELYHTHQNLILNLEKDLGILSKQLAIRKTETLPSNTLENPRRNQEIQAISTRSGKTTQDPIMPSQEENQESLRETSNEKSIDDTPAKKATPPKIDEPLEPIPYPQQIRKEKQQKRLENCANMFNQINVNILLIDFLKENPHYGKGLKTLLSNKGKDAEKSSMFIIKKCKAIFQKYDTPEKLGESGSITVSCSFNNSRIHQALADTGSRINLMPYSLYKRLGLGELTPTRMSICLVDSSFNYPMGIAENIPVKIDKFTFPANFVILELKENDKIPIILGRPFLRTAAFEFQMQTNTYSLGIGNDRITLNNQLELDLTYPTIKYVETCIEEEFDEFLLMDINEFVCEIKEENLDDEFEELMKDEMNELIEEEHEPITDELRIQHSLEAPPKLELKESPSHLEYVFLKDNSELPVIISSELSKNQKEQLLDHS, encoded by the coding sequence atgatacaAGGCTATATTTATAATCAGACTgaactaaataatattattttatataaaatctcCGAGCTTTATCATACTCATCAAAACTTGATACTTAACCTAGAAAAGGATTTAGGAATCTTATCTAAACAATTAGCTATTAGGAAAACTGAAACATTACCATCTAATACATTAGAAAACCCTAGGAGAAATCAAGAAATTCAAGCTATAAGTACTAGGAGTGGTAAAACAACACAAGATCCTATTATGCCTAGTCAAGAGGAAAACCAGGAATCACTCAGGGAAACTAGTAATGAAAAGAGTATTGATGACACTCCTGCTAAAAAAGCTACACCGCCCAAAATTGACGAACCCTTAGAACCTATTCCATACCCTCAACAAATTAGGAAAGAGAAACAACAAAAACGACTAGAAAACTGTGCTAATATGTTCAATCAGATAAACGTTAACATACTTTTAATAGATTTCTTAAAAGAGAATCCACATTATGGAAAAGGTTTAAAAACTTTATTATCTAATAAAGGTAAAGACGCTGAAAAATCTtctatgttcataataaaaaaatgTAAAGCTATCTTTCAAAAGTATGACACACCTGAAAAATTAGGAGAATCAGGAAGTATCACTGTCTCATGCTCATTTAATAACTCTAGAATACATCAAGCATTAGCAGATACAGGTTCTagaataaatttaatgccatattcattatataaAAGACTAGGTCTAGGAGAATTAACTCCCACTAGAATGTCTATTTGTCTGGTCGATAGTTCTTTTAATTATCCAATGGGAATAGCCGAAAATATACCCGTAAAAATTGACAAGTTCACTTTTCCCGCCAATTTCGTTATCctagaattgaaagaaaatgataaAATACCAATAATATTAGGTAGACCATTTCTAAGAACTGCTGCTTTTGAATTTCAAATGCAGACTAATACATATAGTTTGGGCATAGGTAATGATAGAATCACTTTAAATAATCAACTTGAACTGGATCTCACTTACCCTACAATAAAATATGTAGAAACATGTATTGAAGAAGAATTCGATGAATTTTTATTAATGGATATAAATGAATTCGTATGTGAAATAAAAGAAGAGAACCTTGATGATGAATTTGAGGAGCTAATGAAAGATGAAATGAATGAACTAATAGAGGAAGAACATGAACCTATAACTGACGAATTAAGAATACAACACTCTCTCGAAGCACCACCTAAATTAGAATTAAAAGAATCACCTTCTCATCTAGAATACGTATTTTTAAAAGATAATTCTGAACTTCCTGTAATCATTTCCTCCGAATTATCTAAAAATCAAAAGGAACAACTCTTAGACCACTCTTAA